Below is a window of Planctomycetes bacterium MalM25 DNA.
GTGGGCAGTGGTATCTCCGGGGTCAACTCGGGCGGGAACTCGCTGCTGGCTTACGACCGCACCACCGGCAACGACGACCGGGTCATCATGGAGTACAACCTCGCGTCGATCCCTTCGACCGCCCAGGTCTCCCACGCCTGGCTCGACATCGACATCTTCTCGTTCACCTTCAGCCAGTTCGATCGGCCGGAGCTGCGGGTCTACGGCTACGAGGGGGACGGCGCCGCCACGCCCGACGACGCCACCCAGACCGACACGCTGCTGGCGGCCTCCGATCCCGTGCAGCGCGGCGGGGCCTTCCGGGTCTTCCTCGACGCGCCGGCGGTCGAGTCGATCCTCTCCGGCGGCGCCAGCCACTTCGGCCTGCTCGGCGTCGGCGACCCGGATCACAACCAACTCTCCTGGTGGGCCAGCGAGGCGAGCAGCTTCGCGTCGCCGCCGAGCCTCACGATCGCCTACAGCGAAGCCACGCCGCAGAACGCCGACTACACCGGCGACGGCCGGGTCGATGCGGCCGACTACACCGTGTGGCGTGACTCGCTCGGCTCGACGAGCAACCTCGCCGCCGACGGCGACAACAGCGGCGAGGTCGATCAAGCGGACTACGACCTGTGGGCCGCCCATTACGGCCAGGAGTCGAGCGGTCCCGAGATCGCCAACGCCGACTTCGAGACGGGCGAACTGTCCGATTGGGAAGAGGTCGTCACGCCCAACGGGACCCAGCTGTTCGGCTTCCCCCGGGTCGAGTCGTTCGATGTCGACGGCGACGGCGAGTCGTCGCTCGCCTACCGAACGGCGGTCGGGCAGCAGTCGATCGACTTCAACAACCCGGCCGGCGCCGGCATCCGACAAGAGGTCGACTTCGGCGCCGGCGGTGACTTCAACCTCTCCGTCGACGTGGCCGCGGCCAGTCAGGCGGGCGGCTTCAACTCCGGTCCGGGGCGGTTCGAGTTGCTGGTCGGTGGTGTGCTCGTCGACGTGGTCGACTTCAACGAATCCCCTGGCAGCATCTCGCCCGGCGAGGTCCTCCGCGATCAGCTGACCGCCGACCTGATCGGCCTAGCGCCGGGCGTCCACGACATCGAGGTCCTCATCCTGCGGCCCTTCGTCGCCGGCTCGGCGATCTACCAGTACCTCGACGACTTCGTGCTCACGCCCCTCGGCGGCGTGGCAGTCCCCGAGCCCACGACGGCGCTGTTGGCCGCCTTCGCGGCGGCGGCTTGCTGCGGGCGGCGGCGTCCCGCCGGTTTGTAAGGATCACGCCATCCGGGTTGGTCCGGATAGGTAGACCTTGAGGGCGTCCGCCGCCGCGTCGGGCCGGTCGTGCCGGCTGTGCGGGCCCCACGGGAAACTCTCCCCGTTCCGTTCGCGACGCGCCGATCGTTGGGGTTAGTCCGGCGGAGACCGGGCGTCGTGTGTGCCGCTGCCGCCAATCCCCCCCGGCGGTTGGCGGATCACACGGGGGGGCCGCAAGGCCCCAACGACACAAGCACGGAGCAGGGAGGCTTCCCCATGTCACGCCCAGGCGTCACCCTCGCGATCGCCACGCTCGCGATCGCCACCCTCGCCACGGCGGTCGACGCCGGTAACGGCTGGAACGGCTACCGCCGCGTCAGCCGCCAGCGGCCGAACGACCTGTTCTACAACTACTACGTCGGGCCGAACCCGTCGGGCACGGCGGCCGGGATGTACGTCTCGCCGCAGCCGGTGCCGCCCGCGATGGGCCACACCTACACGACCTACCAGCCCTTCATGCCGCACGAGATGCTGTACGGCCACAAGCGGTCGTACTACACGCACCACGCCGGCTCGGGTTGGACCCGCACGAAGGTTCGCTACGGCGCCTATGGCAACCGCCTGCAAGCGGCCAGCTTCGGCCTGTTCGATGACACGGCGTTCGGGCACCTGAAGAGCGGCAGCTTCTTCAATCACCTCGACGTGCTGAACGTGTTCGACTACTGAGCCAACGCGCGTCCCCCCGCAAGCCAGAAACTCGTAAGCGAGACCCCCGCCATGCGTTCCCGTCTCCTCGCCGCCGCCGTGGCCGCGGTCGCCCTCGCCGGCGGCTTGGCCGAAGCGGGTGGACCCGTCATGTGGCCCCTGTACCGCGCCCAACGGTACAACTGGCACGCCAACTACGCCCACCAACAGTACAGCGCGCCGGTCGCGATGGTCGTCCCACCGACCGCGCAGATGCAAACCCAGTACGGCTGGGGCGTGAGCAGCAGCCGGGTCGGCCGTCTCGACCACCAATTCGGCCGCAACTTCCCCGGCGGCGGCGGCTTCGGCGGCCCGTTCCAGAGCGAACCGATCTGGCCGCAAGACACGACCCAGTTTGGCGTGTACCACGTCCGCGGGCCCTGGTGAGCCAACGACTCACCCATCAACAAGACAACGGATCCCCCCTTAGTGAAAAGGGCCGTCGGAGCGAAAGCTCCGGCGGCCCTTTTTTTGTGCGTCGGAACGGTCCCTCAGGACGCTGCATCCTTTCGATTTCAAGCCCAACGCCGCCACCCCTGACACTAAGATGTCGTTGGACCCGCTGACCCGATCGCCCCACGCCTAACCGACAGACAGGCCTCCGCGCCATGAGCAGCGAGGAACAAGTCGAGATCAAATGCCTTGGGTGCGACAGGGTCTATTATCTGCCACCCGCGCAGGAAGATCGTCGCGCTAGATGCCGGGCTTGCGGGGATGAATTCACGATCCCAGCGACGCCCGTCTCGCGTCGGCCCCGCGGGCCGGAACGGCGGCGGCGGGTGTCGGCTCCTGACACCAAGTTGGCGGCGGATATCGCCGCGAACGCAACGAAGCTGAGCCAGCAGAAGAGACGCGATGAACATGGCGGCAGAAGCCTGTGGATGACCGTTTCCGCCGCCGCGATCGCCGCATTGCTTCTTCTCTGCTTCTTCTACTTCTTCAACGCCCCCCAGCACTCGGACACTGCCGATCGTCAGCCGGAGTACCTTCAGCGTGGCCGAGTGGGCAAGCTCGCCGCGCCACGGACTGAGTTCGAGTTCCAAACCCTCGCCGACCTCATCGAGAGCGTCGAGCCAGCGATTGTGCAGATCAATACGAACCGCAGCATTGGCAGCGGGTTTGTCGTCGATCCCGCGGGGCTGATTGTCACCTGCCATCACTGCGTTGATCAGGCGTCGTCTGCGAGGGTCACGTTCGCCAACGAGGCCGTGATGCCGGTCGTCGGCCTCCGCGCGTTTCATGCCGGCGCCGATTTGGCCGTAATCCAGGTGCAAACCACAAAGCCGCTCCCGGCCCTGCCCCTCGCCATGTCGGCGCCCAGAAAGGGCGAACCGGTGGTCACGTTCGGATCTCCTGCCGGGCTCTCGTTCACGGTCAGCGAGGGCTCGGTCAGCGCTCTGCGGACCGTCGATGAGGTTGCCCCAATCTCACACAGCCTCCGTAGCGGGGGAGGCCTGAGCCTGAACTCCGATTGCGATCTCGTGCAATTCACGGCGACGACCATGCCGGGCCACAGCGGCGGCCCGATCGTCGACTACCGCGGGAACGTGATCGGGATCACTTCGTTCGCTCTACCGCACCAGGGCCGCAGCTTCGAGTTCGCGATCTCGTATGAAGAGATCCGGGGCCTGGTTAAATGCCTCAACGAAAAACCCAAGCCGCTGAAGGAGTGCTGGCCTGAGGAGGCCAAAGAGTTCGACGGCCTGCTCGGTGATAAGCCACTGTCGGGCGTCCGCTACGGACCGGCCAAGTGAATCGGGCGACTCCGATACGCGGATGTCCAAGCGATGTTGCAGGCATTCATGAGCGCAAAAAAAGGCGGCGCGACCGGGGGGTCGCGCCGCCTCGTCAGGTTCGATCGCCCGAGGCCGTTGCGGCCCCGTGGCGATAGGCGTTCAGCGCTGGCGACGGGCGGTCGCCACGCCGACGGCCGTCAGGCCGGCGAGCAGCAGACCGGTCGGCTCGGGGATCGCCGAGCTGGTCAGCGAAGCGTTGTCGAACAGCACGCTGTGGCTGTGCGGCACGTCCTGGTTGAACGTCGCCAACGCCATAACGACATTCACCGATTCGGTTCCGGCCGGGGCGGTCCCCATGACCGAGAACGGCTGGTACTCGCTGGTGAGACCACCGTCGAGCAGGATCTGGTCGCGGCTGATCTCACCGCCACCCCCGTCCCGGTACTCGATGCGGAACTCGACGTTGCCGGTCAAGCCGCTGGCGTTGTTGCGGGCCCACACGCTGTAGACGAGCTCGTCGCCTTCGCTCACGCCGGGGACCGACTGGGTGTGGCCGACGAACGAGTTGGTTGCATTAACCGGCTGACCTTCGAAGGTACCCGCCTCGATGGTCAGCTCCAGAGCCTGGGCGCCGGCGAAGGCGGGCGCGCCCGTGTCGTTGAAGGCTTCCAGGAAGGCTCCGGGAGGGCCCCCAAAGAAGCCGTTCCAGTTAGTCACGTCGGAGAAGTCGAAGCCGAGCGGGTCTTCGAAGCCGGCGTTGTTCAGAAGGTTTGAGGCCTGCACGCCCGTGGTGAGGGTGAGGGCAGCCGCCAAGGCCAAGAGTAGATGTCGCTTCATCAGGTCACTCCAGAAACAGTTACAGATAAGTGGCGGCTACCATGCCAACCAGAGACGCCGCCATGTCACACATCCAGGCCAATAACGCCTACGCAATGCTATTATAGTTAGATCATCCGAATTGGGTATCACTTAGCTCTTGTTACTCAATGTTTCTCATAGGGATCGTCCCAAGGCCCTGGAAACGGCCGTCGTGAAGCCGAATTCGCTTACCAGAAGGCCGGAACGCCCTGTCGGGCAGGGAGATCCCCTCGCCTAGGTACGCGCACGCGTTCCGGTCGCCCTGCGTGATTCATCTCTTCGCCTTCCGTTCCGCGCAGGAAGTGGCTCCGCCTCCAGCCCCCGAGCAGCAGAATACGGAGTCGAAAGCGTCCGCACCTGGGCCAACGCGCGCTCGGCGAGGGTTCCCTAGGCAGCTTCTGAATGCAGCCCCCGCTGAGGAGCAAAGCGGGTGAGCGGGGCGACGCTCCACCGTTGCCAGGGCGTCGGCTGCGTTCTTGCTAACGCGGCAGCGATTGGGTTTCCAACTTTTCTTGCGAAGCCGCGTGCGCGCCGCGGTGGCCCGGCGTTTGTCCTGGTAGAGCCGACAACGAACACGGCCAACCACCTCAACCGCTCATAAACAAGGAAACCTGATCATGGGACGCCTCCCCCTCGCCGCCGCCCTGACCCTCATCGCTCTTGGCGCCGCGGCGCCCGCCCAAGCCCAGATCAGCTTCTCCTTCAACAAAGGAAACAACAGCGGCTCGATCTCGATCGGCGGTGGCGGCTCACGCTTCGTCCGCCCCGGCCGCCACGTCGTGCAGCGTCCGGTCAACAACTGGAACGGCGGCTGGAGCCGTCCGAGCCGGCCGGTCTACGTGACGCCCGACCAGGTCACGCACTACAACCCGTGGACCGGCGCCGTCCACACGCACAACCAGCAGGTCAACGACACCGCGTTCGATTGGGGCCGCAACGAGAGCCGCAAC
It encodes the following:
- the hhoA_3 gene encoding Putative serine protease HhoA precursor — translated: MSSEEQVEIKCLGCDRVYYLPPAQEDRRARCRACGDEFTIPATPVSRRPRGPERRRRVSAPDTKLAADIAANATKLSQQKRRDEHGGRSLWMTVSAAAIAALLLLCFFYFFNAPQHSDTADRQPEYLQRGRVGKLAAPRTEFEFQTLADLIESVEPAIVQINTNRSIGSGFVVDPAGLIVTCHHCVDQASSARVTFANEAVMPVVGLRAFHAGADLAVIQVQTTKPLPALPLAMSAPRKGEPVVTFGSPAGLSFTVSEGSVSALRTVDEVAPISHSLRSGGGLSLNSDCDLVQFTATTMPGHSGGPIVDYRGNVIGITSFALPHQGRSFEFAISYEEIRGLVKCLNEKPKPLKECWPEEAKEFDGLLGDKPLSGVRYGPAK